One segment of Campylobacter sp. CNRCH_2014_0184h DNA contains the following:
- a CDS encoding ribonucleotide-diphosphate reductase subunit beta, with the protein MNRKRIYNPKSNETLNDRKVFNGNPHGILNFTKAKYTWALKLWDLMEANTWFPKEVDTTKDALDYRCNLTVAEKRMYDLVWSQLISMDSFQTNNLADNINPYITAPEINAVLARQAYEEANHSKSYAVMVEAICENTDLIYEMEKHDETLREKNDFISSIYEELAGEVDDNKLLLAMVANQILEGVYFYSGFTAIYALARAGKMLGSAQMIRFIQRDEITHLLLFQNMINSVRKERPDLFNDTNVNKIYDMFKKAGELEIKWGKYITQNQIMGFTDDIIEEYIHYLVDQRLIAINLDKIYNAKHPIKWVDDFSKFNDQKSNFFESKVTNYSKGSLSFDDF; encoded by the coding sequence ATGAATAGAAAAAGAATTTATAATCCAAAATCAAATGAAACTTTAAATGATAGAAAAGTATTTAATGGTAATCCTCATGGGATTTTAAATTTTACTAAAGCAAAATACACTTGGGCTTTAAAGCTTTGGGATTTAATGGAGGCAAATACTTGGTTTCCAAAAGAAGTAGATACAACCAAAGATGCACTTGATTATCGCTGTAATCTAACCGTAGCAGAAAAAAGAATGTATGATTTAGTTTGGTCTCAACTTATCTCAATGGATAGTTTTCAAACAAACAATCTTGCTGATAATATCAATCCTTACATCACAGCGCCTGAAATCAATGCAGTTTTAGCAAGACAAGCTTATGAAGAAGCAAATCACTCAAAATCTTATGCAGTAATGGTTGAAGCAATCTGTGAAAATACAGACTTAATTTACGAAATGGAAAAACATGATGAAACTTTAAGAGAAAAAAATGATTTCATTTCAAGCATTTATGAAGAATTAGCTGGCGAAGTAGATGATAACAAACTCTTACTTGCAATGGTAGCAAATCAAATCTTAGAAGGAGTGTATTTTTATAGTGGTTTTACTGCTATTTATGCTTTAGCGCGCGCAGGGAAAATGCTAGGATCAGCACAAATGATACGCTTTATACAAAGAGATGAGATTACACATTTGCTATTATTTCAAAATATGATTAATTCTGTGCGCAAAGAAAGACCTGATTTATTTAATGATACCAATGTAAATAAAATCTATGATATGTTTAAAAAAGCAGGTGAACTTGAAATTAAATGGGGTAAATACATCACTCAAAATCAAATCATGGGCTTTACAGATGATATTATAGAAGAATATATTCATTATCTTGTTGATCAAAGACTAATTGCAATTAATCTTGATAAAATCTATAATGCAAAACATCCTATTAAATGGGTAGATGATTTTTCTAAATTTAATGATCAAAAGAGCAATTTCTTTGAAAGCAAGGTTACAAATTACTCCAAAGGAAGCTTAAGTTTTGATGACTTCTAA
- a CDS encoding disulfide bond formation protein B, producing the protein MCDINKTKFFYFLMCLAGFLVILLPVGIANLIFGYMLGDSPCTSCWGQRESMIFIGVAALFVVRYGMKGKFLAFLLIATAFGLWQSFNHISGHAHRDLDQGFGLPIFGLHTYFWAEVVFWAVVLLLGVIFAFAPKFGSFEKEMEGSSFRKLTKFNLAAMVIVAFIVASNVFQAFVSTGPVPYSGQGDPVRFSLNPKYIIWDDSGWSKSWKSISFLGKRDVKEPDFAFAPASEKLGIQFDNNISNAPFASIDENLKITNETKIDFPKAINTLDYINGEYVASSKWEVFFLDNNFSTKVDFVLDPYFSATINPIIGIIPYLDNKYILMGSNKTFLRFAQNPNANEALQYADFMKGANNFEGQGKDLGRGRIDTVRAKFHHILSTTTDGKYMYTATVPNNKDAKTFVISKISLADRVLSAEFTPKADLKEGKTLGDLYVTSMAFKDGKIYALSKKHNVIAVIDLDKEEVVKTISYPENITNARSLFFKDGKMHILSYQDGSNILYTLD; encoded by the coding sequence ATGTGTGATATTAACAAAACTAAATTCTTTTATTTTTTAATGTGCTTAGCAGGCTTTTTGGTTATTTTATTGCCTGTTGGAATTGCAAATTTAATCTTTGGCTATATGCTAGGTGATAGCCCTTGTACTTCTTGCTGGGGTCAAAGAGAATCAATGATTTTCATCGGCGTAGCGGCTTTATTTGTTGTACGTTATGGTATGAAAGGTAAATTTTTAGCTTTCCTTTTAATCGCAACAGCTTTTGGTTTATGGCAATCATTTAATCATATAAGCGGCCATGCACACCGTGATCTTGATCAAGGTTTTGGTTTACCTATTTTTGGTTTACATACTTATTTTTGGGCTGAAGTGGTATTTTGGGCTGTAGTTTTACTACTTGGTGTTATTTTTGCCTTTGCTCCAAAATTTGGTTCTTTTGAAAAAGAAATGGAAGGATCTAGCTTTAGAAAATTAACTAAATTTAATCTAGCTGCTATGGTTATTGTTGCTTTTATCGTAGCTTCAAATGTATTCCAAGCTTTTGTAAGCACTGGTCCTGTTCCATATAGCGGACAAGGCGATCCGGTTCGTTTTAGTTTAAATCCAAAATATATCATTTGGGATGATTCAGGTTGGAGCAAAAGCTGGAAAAGCATTTCTTTCTTAGGAAAACGCGACGTTAAAGAACCTGACTTTGCTTTTGCGCCTGCTAGTGAAAAACTAGGTATTCAATTTGATAATAATATTAGCAATGCTCCATTTGCAAGTATTGATGAAAATCTAAAAATAACAAATGAAACAAAAATTGATTTTCCTAAAGCTATCAATACACTTGATTATATCAATGGAGAATATGTTGCAAGTTCAAAATGGGAAGTATTTTTCCTAGATAATAATTTTAGCACTAAAGTTGATTTTGTTTTAGATCCATATTTTTCAGCTACAATCAACCCTATCATAGGAATTATCCCTTATCTAGACAATAAATACATCTTAATGGGTTCTAATAAAACTTTCTTAAGATTTGCTCAAAATCCTAATGCAAATGAGGCTTTACAATATGCTGATTTTATGAAAGGGGCAAATAATTTCGAAGGTCAAGGCAAAGATCTTGGTCGTGGTAGAATTGATACAGTTAGAGCTAAATTCCATCACATCTTAAGCACAACTACCGATGGAAAATATATGTATACAGCAACTGTTCCAAACAATAAAGACGCTAAAACTTTTGTAATTTCTAAAATTTCTTTAGCAGATAGAGTTCTTTCAGCTGAATTTACTCCTAAAGCTGATCTAAAGGAAGGGAAAACATTAGGTGATCTTTATGTAACTTCAATGGCATTTAAAGACGGTAAAATTTATGCATTAAGCAAAAAGCATAATGTTATTGCTGTAATTGATCTAGACAAAGAAGAAGTTGTAAAAACCATTTCTTATCCAGAAAATATAACTAATGCAAGAAGTTTATTCTTTAAAGATGGCAAAATGCATATCTTATCTTATCAAGATGGATCAAATATCCTTTATACACTTGATTAA
- a CDS encoding protein-L-isoaspartate(D-aspartate) O-methyltransferase: MHIFEQKQCQTMAEEIRKNTFINEELFEAFCSTPREIFSPLKMHAYRLDALPLMGNQWISSPLTVAKMTMALDFKDADSVLEIGCGSGYQAAILSKLIRRVFTIERIEKLAISAIEKFKKLNYANIHVKFDDGQNGWKNYAPYDRILLSAYIEHIPNVLFDQLENNGILVAPLLIGNQQFITKFTKKDGEISKEVLDECLFVPIKDGKE, translated from the coding sequence ATTCATATATTTGAACAAAAACAATGTCAAACTATGGCAGAAGAAATTCGCAAAAATACTTTCATCAATGAAGAATTATTTGAAGCTTTTTGTTCCACTCCAAGAGAAATTTTTTCACCTTTAAAAATGCATGCTTATAGACTTGATGCGCTTCCTTTAATGGGTAATCAATGGATAAGCTCACCTTTAACCGTAGCTAAAATGACTATGGCACTTGATTTTAAAGATGCTGATAGTGTTTTAGAAATAGGTTGTGGTAGCGGGTATCAAGCTGCGATTTTAAGCAAACTTATTAGAAGAGTTTTTACCATAGAGCGCATTGAAAAACTTGCAATTAGCGCTATAGAAAAATTTAAAAAACTAAACTATGCTAATATCCATGTAAAATTTGATGATGGACAAAATGGTTGGAAAAATTATGCACCTTATGATAGAATTTTACTCTCAGCTTATATAGAGCATATTCCAAATGTATTGTTTGATCAACTTGAAAACAATGGAATTTTAGTAGCTCCTTTACTCATAGGAAATCAACAATTTATCACTAAATTTACAAAAAAAGATGGCGAGATTAGTAAAGAAGTTTTAGATGAATGTCTTTTTGTACCCATCAAAGATGGTAAAGAATAA
- a CDS encoding carbonic anhydrase family protein, which yields MSLKKILFGLFTTSMLFAYEQMPQNVSHGNFIEKDKWKNLDKNWIYCESGLNQDFININSKKATNKNHSLEFNYSNDSFGLINDGYTIKMHFASNGSHIVLDNTAYNLSHFHFHSPSKISIDKKSYPLEIHFSHVSQKGDIAVVVLFLQEGVENPFIKKIIRAFPKKEGDKLYVQGLSANELLPNDLQSFYIFKNKLNKPCNQKIAWIVLKDMNYASKEQIQTIQNLMGKNENLKIQEINNLEQND from the coding sequence ATGAGTTTAAAAAAAATACTTTTTGGTTTATTTACCACTAGCATGCTTTTTGCCTATGAGCAAATGCCTCAAAATGTCTCACATGGAAATTTTATAGAAAAAGATAAATGGAAAAATTTAGATAAAAACTGGATTTACTGTGAAAGTGGTTTAAATCAAGATTTTATCAATATAAATAGTAAAAAGGCTACAAATAAAAATCATTCTTTAGAATTTAACTATTCAAATGATTCTTTTGGTTTAATAAATGATGGTTATACCATAAAAATGCATTTTGCAAGCAATGGAAGCCATATCGTGCTAGATAATACAGCTTATAATTTATCTCATTTTCACTTCCATAGCCCATCAAAAATTTCTATTGATAAAAAATCTTATCCTTTAGAAATTCATTTTAGCCATGTAAGTCAAAAAGGCGATATAGCAGTAGTTGTACTGTTTTTACAAGAAGGTGTGGAAAACCCTTTTATTAAAAAAATCATCCGTGCTTTTCCTAAAAAAGAAGGCGATAAACTTTATGTTCAAGGCTTAAGTGCTAATGAGTTATTGCCAAATGACCTTCAATCTTTTTATATCTTTAAAAATAAACTCAACAAGCCTTGTAATCAAAAAATCGCTTGGATAGTTTTAAAAGATATGAACTATGCCTCTAAAGAGCAAATCCAAACTATACAAAATTTAATGGGAAAAAATGAGAATTTAAAAATACAAGAAATTAATAATTTAGAACAAAATGATTAA
- a CDS encoding poly(A) polymerase produces the protein MDFEAIRQALNKRLKALQILAFAEALVIFFLAFQFSKDVIIALFFAVLAGVLFFRILGRKLMWGRNELVFKMCEEFLKQNNAKFDKQGFNQKDFEKIAFDFSLKTYYSQNSFIFDDFILYDVKFKDDFGNFFCGVLLYSKKLKEDINSSESIFEKAKDKEFSTQRVLKKDDYLLIASLKNPFFADLKISSELNFKLFRANLEKIQAFIND, from the coding sequence ATGGATTTTGAAGCCATAAGACAAGCTTTAAATAAAAGACTCAAAGCTTTGCAAATTTTAGCATTTGCTGAAGCTTTGGTTATATTTTTTCTTGCTTTTCAATTTAGCAAAGATGTGATTATAGCTTTGTTTTTTGCTGTTTTAGCAGGAGTTTTGTTTTTTAGAATTTTAGGAAGAAAGCTTATGTGGGGACGCAATGAGCTTGTATTTAAAATGTGTGAAGAATTTTTAAAACAAAACAATGCTAAATTTGACAAACAAGGTTTTAATCAAAAAGATTTTGAAAAAATTGCTTTTGACTTTTCTTTAAAAACTTATTATTCTCAAAATTCTTTTATTTTTGATGATTTTATTCTTTATGATGTGAAATTTAAAGATGATTTTGGAAATTTCTTTTGTGGAGTTTTGCTTTATAGTAAGAAATTAAAAGAAGATATTAACTCAAGTGAAAGTATTTTTGAAAAAGCAAAGGATAAAGAATTTTCTACACAAAGAGTTTTGAAAAAAGATGATTATTTGCTCATAGCAAGTTTGAAAAATCCTTTTTTTGCTGATTTAAAAATTTCAAGTGAGCTAAATTTTAAACTTTTTAGGGCTAATTTAGAAAAAATTCAAGCTTTTATAAATGATTAA
- the typA gene encoding translational GTPase TypA, translating into MDNIRNIAVIAHVDHGKTTMVDELLKQSGTFSEREQIAERVMDSNDIEKERGITILSKNTAINYKGTKINIIDTPGHADFGGEVERVLKMVDGVLLLVDAQEGVMPQTKFVVKKALSLGLKPIVVINKIDKPAADPERVINEIFDLFVALEANDEQLDFAVVYAAAKNGYAKLALEDESTNMEPLFKTILERVPAPSGSDENPLQLQVFTLGYDNFVGKIGIARIFNGKVKKNQNVMLAKADGSKINGRISKLIGFMGLEKMDIEEAGTGDIVAIAGFEALDVGDSVVDPNNPMPLDPLHIEEPTLSIVFSVNDGPLAGTEGKHVTSNKIAERLEAEMKTNIAMKYESTGEGKFKVSGRGELQITILAENMRREGFEFCMGRPEVIVKVEDGVKTEPFEHLVIDVPDDFTGVVIEKLGKRKAEMKTMTPTGDGQTRLEFEIPARGLIGFRSQFLTDTKGEGVMNHSFLEFRPFSGAVEKRNNGALISMENGVALGYSLFNLQDRGVLFIDPQTKVYTGMIIGEHSRPNDLDVNPIKGKNLTNVRASGSDDAIKLVPPRKLSLERALEWIEEDELVEVTPQNIRVRKRYLDPTQRKRMEKAKS; encoded by the coding sequence TTGGACAATATTAGAAATATAGCTGTTATAGCTCACGTTGACCATGGAAAAACAACAATGGTAGATGAGCTTTTAAAACAATCAGGAACCTTTAGTGAACGCGAGCAAATAGCAGAGCGTGTGATGGATAGTAATGATATAGAAAAAGAAAGAGGTATTACTATACTTTCTAAAAATACTGCTATTAATTATAAAGGTACTAAAATAAACATCATAGACACTCCAGGCCATGCTGATTTTGGCGGTGAGGTTGAGCGTGTGTTAAAAATGGTTGATGGGGTTTTGCTTTTAGTTGATGCGCAAGAAGGTGTTATGCCTCAAACTAAATTTGTGGTAAAAAAGGCTTTATCTTTAGGGCTTAAACCTATCGTTGTTATCAATAAAATCGACAAACCAGCTGCTGATCCTGAAAGAGTAATTAATGAAATTTTTGATCTTTTTGTGGCTTTAGAAGCAAATGATGAACAACTTGATTTTGCTGTAGTTTATGCAGCTGCTAAAAATGGTTATGCAAAGCTTGCGCTTGAAGATGAAAGCACTAATATGGAGCCATTGTTTAAGACTATACTTGAGCGCGTACCTGCTCCAAGCGGTAGCGATGAAAACCCTTTACAGCTTCAAGTTTTTACTCTAGGTTATGATAATTTCGTTGGTAAAATAGGCATTGCAAGAATTTTTAATGGTAAAGTAAAGAAAAATCAAAATGTAATGCTTGCTAAGGCAGATGGTTCTAAAATCAATGGAAGAATTTCAAAACTTATTGGTTTTATGGGTCTAGAAAAAATGGACATTGAGGAAGCAGGAACAGGTGATATTGTAGCGATTGCAGGTTTTGAAGCTTTAGATGTGGGAGATAGTGTGGTAGATCCAAACAATCCTATGCCGCTTGATCCTTTACATATAGAAGAACCGACTTTAAGCATAGTATTTTCAGTAAATGATGGTCCTTTAGCAGGTACTGAAGGCAAGCATGTAACTTCAAATAAAATCGCAGAACGTCTAGAAGCTGAGATGAAAACTAATATTGCTATGAAATATGAAAGTACAGGCGAGGGCAAATTTAAAGTAAGTGGAAGAGGTGAACTGCAAATAACTATCTTGGCTGAAAATATGCGTAGAGAAGGTTTTGAGTTTTGCATGGGAAGACCTGAAGTTATCGTTAAGGTAGAAGATGGAGTTAAAACAGAACCATTTGAGCATTTAGTGATTGATGTGCCTGATGATTTTACTGGGGTTGTGATTGAAAAATTAGGTAAAAGAAAAGCTGAAATGAAAACTATGACACCAACTGGAGATGGTCAAACAAGACTTGAGTTCGAAATTCCTGCGCGTGGGCTTATAGGATTTAGATCACAATTTTTAACAGATACTAAAGGCGAGGGTGTGATGAATCATAGCTTTTTAGAGTTTCGTCCATTTAGCGGAGCAGTTGAAAAAAGAAATAATGGCGCGTTAATTTCTATGGAAAATGGTGTTGCGCTAGGGTATTCTTTGTTTAATTTGCAAGATAGAGGGGTATTATTTATTGATCCTCAAACAAAAGTATATACAGGTATGATTATAGGCGAGCATTCACGCCCAAATGATTTAGACGTTAATCCTATTAAAGGTAAAAATTTAACCAATGTTAGAGCAAGCGGTAGCGATGATGCAATTAAGCTTGTACCACCTAGAAAATTAAGCCTTGAAAGAGCGTTAGAATGGATAGAAGAAGATGAGCTTGTAGAGGTTACTCCGCAAAATATTAGAGTTAGAAAAAGATATCTTGATCCTACTCAAAGAAAAAGAATGGAAAAGGCTAAGTCTTAA
- a CDS encoding flagellar hook-length control protein FliK codes for MSNIQASDALNLLSIAPQNENPSKESANSNSDGEEFLNSLLQAIDEKDGSLPKDFKAPQKENKNESLKETIDDKVQLDEKDALKLFEGANFMQILSLLEVLQSDSKDIKLNKLVQDNTAILALEKNLHKLKNIKNINELFNIAKELGLNIKNIKFEQIKDLKEAFPNLDKKGFFENAKQNNTNVFQDLINQKITKLLKEEPNTNKNIKSKENEGVSLLSSALKNIELPKKDVKVKENIQNIDFKEKFIEKIQDNKETKDIKNIKNINKNDKLNDIELINLTQNSNLKKEIKDKEKIDFKEILKNEKLTTSEDSFSKKISSVLENSKDLKAELTNTKNTQNLQNQDLKINLENLLNTQEKQLKTEKNTQNTDVFNDIFKNTTELTKDDSDHNEENLNSYVKEMNRVSNNFVKNQNIPMKETFNDFAQEFKDKLESYKAPITRFSITLNPHNLGEVEVTLVQRGSNLNISFNSNQNTLNLFIQHQAEFKNALVNMGFTNLEMNFNNQERKEQNNQQKQKNNNNNKEDKVNFEKEIQEKPSLEMVLAKYF; via the coding sequence ATGTCAAATATCCAAGCTAGCGATGCTTTAAACTTACTAAGCATCGCTCCACAAAATGAAAATCCTAGCAAAGAAAGTGCTAATTCAAATAGTGATGGAGAAGAATTTTTAAATTCACTATTACAAGCTATAGATGAAAAAGATGGAAGTTTACCAAAAGACTTTAAAGCACCACAAAAAGAAAATAAAAACGAAAGCTTAAAAGAAACCATTGACGATAAAGTTCAATTAGATGAAAAGGATGCTTTAAAGCTTTTTGAAGGTGCAAATTTTATGCAAATTCTTTCTTTACTAGAAGTTTTACAAAGTGATAGCAAGGATATAAAATTAAACAAACTTGTCCAAGATAATACTGCTATTTTAGCTCTTGAAAAAAACCTACACAAGTTAAAAAATATAAAAAATATCAATGAGCTTTTTAATATAGCAAAAGAACTTGGATTAAATATAAAAAATATAAAATTTGAACAAATCAAAGATTTAAAAGAAGCTTTTCCAAATCTTGATAAAAAAGGTTTTTTTGAAAATGCAAAACAAAACAATACTAATGTTTTTCAAGATTTAATCAATCAAAAAATCACCAAACTTTTAAAAGAAGAACCAAATACAAATAAAAATATAAAAAGCAAAGAAAACGAAGGCGTTTCTTTACTTTCTTCTGCTTTAAAAAACATAGAGCTTCCAAAAAAAGATGTAAAAGTAAAAGAAAATATTCAAAATATAGATTTCAAAGAAAAATTTATAGAAAAAATTCAAGATAACAAAGAAACAAAAGACATAAAAAATATAAAAAATATTAATAAAAATGATAAATTAAATGATATAGAACTCATTAATCTAACTCAAAATTCAAACTTAAAAAAAGAAATTAAAGATAAAGAAAAAATAGATTTTAAAGAAATATTAAAAAATGAAAAATTAACTACCAGTGAAGATAGTTTTAGTAAAAAAATAAGTTCTGTTTTAGAAAATTCAAAGGACTTAAAAGCTGAATTAACAAATACAAAAAATACTCAAAATTTACAAAATCAAGATTTAAAAATTAATTTAGAGAATTTATTAAATACTCAAGAAAAACAATTAAAAACAGAAAAAAATACTCAAAACACAGATGTTTTTAACGATATTTTCAAAAACACCACAGAACTTACAAAAGATGATAGTGATCATAATGAAGAAAATTTAAATTCTTACGTGAAAGAAATGAATAGAGTTTCTAATAATTTTGTGAAAAATCAAAATATTCCTATGAAAGAAACTTTCAATGATTTTGCTCAAGAATTTAAAGACAAACTAGAAAGTTATAAAGCACCTATAACTCGCTTTAGTATAACTTTAAATCCACACAACCTTGGAGAAGTAGAAGTTACCTTAGTCCAAAGAGGATCTAATCTAAACATCAGCTTTAATTCTAATCAAAATACTTTAAATCTTTTCATACAACATCAAGCTGAGTTTAAAAACGCTCTTGTAAACATGGGCTTTACAAATTTAGAAATGAATTTTAATAATCAAGAAAGAAAAGAACAAAATAACCAACAAAAACAAAAAAACAATAATAATAATAAAGAAGATAAGGTGAATTTCGAAAAAGAAATTCAAGAAAAACCAAGCTTAGAAATGGTTTTAGCAAAATATTTTTAA
- a CDS encoding flagellar hook capping FlgD N-terminal domain-containing protein, with amino-acid sequence MSNINTQTLQGPLATLNTKDMPNAKGNARAGEGDSGLIYNPGAELDKDAFLKLLLIELQHQDPTDPMDTEKMLTQTAQLSALEMQDNTNKTMTQLVDAMAKLQNSIAASTGMSALAAVGKLATVKDDYLVVADDDIQFQINMYLPKEPQKGKKTDIDTEGFELKKNGEDKLDITGKVDKEIAGPGETVYVKLVDDKGQEETVKAVVGEDQTFKIIGHTPSVDIKTAKIDSAYKSDSEPVTFTIYNEAGDPVRTMKVKDMTAGMKQIVWDRTDDSGNPVPSGKYYVRANYIGEDGTTVNSTYGAYPITGVRFEDGEALVGMGGSWVKWEDIKEITG; translated from the coding sequence ATGTCAAATATAAATACACAAACTCTTCAAGGTCCTTTAGCAACACTTAATACTAAAGATATGCCAAATGCAAAAGGAAATGCTAGAGCTGGAGAAGGCGATAGTGGGTTGATTTATAACCCTGGAGCAGAACTTGACAAGGATGCATTTTTAAAGCTTCTTTTGATAGAACTTCAACACCAAGATCCAACCGATCCTATGGATACTGAAAAAATGCTTACTCAAACAGCACAACTTTCAGCACTTGAAATGCAAGATAACACCAATAAAACCATGACTCAACTAGTAGATGCGATGGCAAAACTACAAAATTCTATTGCAGCAAGTACCGGTATGAGTGCATTAGCTGCAGTTGGAAAACTTGCAACAGTTAAAGATGATTATCTTGTGGTAGCAGATGATGATATACAATTTCAAATTAATATGTATTTACCAAAAGAACCACAAAAAGGTAAAAAGACTGATATTGACACTGAAGGTTTTGAACTTAAGAAAAATGGTGAAGACAAACTAGACATTACAGGTAAGGTAGATAAAGAAATAGCAGGGCCTGGGGAAACTGTATATGTAAAATTAGTTGATGATAAAGGCCAAGAAGAAACTGTTAAAGCGGTAGTTGGTGAGGATCAAACCTTTAAAATTATAGGACATACTCCAAGCGTTGATATCAAAACAGCTAAGATTGATTCAGCTTATAAATCAGATAGCGAACCTGTAACATTTACTATTTATAACGAAGCAGGTGATCCTGTAAGAACAATGAAAGTTAAAGATATGACTGCAGGTATGAAACAGATTGTTTGGGATAGAACGGATGATAGTGGAAATCCTGTGCCATCTGGTAAATACTATGTAAGAGCAAATTATATAGGCGAAGATGGAACAACAGTTAACTCAACTTATGGTGCTTATCCTATCACTGGTGTAAGATTTGAAGATGGCGAAGCTCTAGTTGGTATGGGCGGTAGCTGGGTTAAATGGGAAGACATTAAAGAAATTACAGGATAA
- a CDS encoding flagellar hook protein FlgE, whose protein sequence is MFTAFYNGVNGVKSQSYGIDNTAHNISNVNTVGFKYSDVAFKDVFYSTVTTQSYNKGQTGYGSVAGATNDVFEQGPLVSTDNEFDVAIAGKGFFGVSNANGVYYTRNGAFKPDANGFLVDSNGNYVLGTMNPSLKEIQLSDRVSNMFGQAMGQKVTTAWSGTPGENFQIGGVNTQGPISVPKNLYLPPQPTQNITWSGNLDTSTKTEAVNVDVDASKFEFSKNEDGSVKISGSVKDEQIFGLKPGDTIYFKITDEKGASQTLQATLDENLAFSIDNQKLDKVDLETAKLESSHLSVEKEVADSTELSAKLINPDGSTSWVKVKLDRVLPQNGTDLEYKAVAQVYDNDGNKIGGTTEGLITFNEAGALVSSTLNSVDNNGTKVNINLGSYYDPNIPNSGYDGLHALKNKQPSVHTQTDGKGEGFLNNYSINTDGTIIATFTNGDQIAMAKLALFNFTNEQGLEKLGENLYGQTGNSGNPTFLLDDNGNFSTATFKGSYLEQSNVDLSVAFTNLITLQKAYDSSSKSITTADQMIQKAINMKR, encoded by the coding sequence ATGTTTACAGCATTTTACAATGGAGTAAATGGAGTAAAATCCCAAAGTTATGGTATAGACAATACTGCTCACAATATAAGCAATGTCAATACAGTTGGTTTTAAATACTCTGATGTAGCATTCAAAGATGTATTTTACAGCACCGTTACAACCCAATCATACAACAAAGGTCAAACTGGTTATGGTAGTGTAGCAGGAGCTACAAATGATGTTTTTGAACAAGGGCCACTAGTTTCTACTGATAATGAATTTGATGTGGCTATTGCTGGAAAGGGCTTTTTTGGTGTAAGTAATGCCAATGGAGTTTATTATACTAGAAATGGCGCTTTTAAACCTGATGCAAATGGATTTTTAGTAGATTCAAATGGTAATTATGTGCTTGGAACTATGAATCCATCATTAAAAGAAATTCAGCTAAGCGATAGGGTTTCTAATATGTTTGGTCAAGCTATGGGACAAAAAGTTACCACAGCTTGGAGTGGAACACCTGGAGAAAATTTCCAAATAGGTGGAGTTAATACCCAAGGGCCTATTTCTGTGCCTAAAAATCTTTATTTACCACCTCAACCAACACAAAATATCACTTGGAGTGGAAATTTAGACACAAGCACCAAAACAGAAGCAGTGAACGTAGATGTAGATGCTTCTAAATTTGAATTTAGCAAAAATGAAGATGGTAGTGTAAAAATTTCAGGTAGTGTAAAAGATGAGCAAATTTTTGGTTTAAAGCCTGGTGATACTATATATTTTAAAATTACTGATGAAAAAGGTGCTAGTCAAACATTACAAGCTACTTTAGATGAGAATTTGGCTTTTAGTATTGACAATCAAAAACTAGATAAAGTAGATTTAGAAACAGCTAAGTTAGAATCATCTCATTTAAGTGTAGAAAAAGAAGTAGCTGATAGCACAGAACTTTCTGCAAAATTAATTAATCCTGATGGTTCTACTAGTTGGGTTAAGGTTAAATTAGATAGAGTTTTACCGCAAAATGGCACAGATTTAGAGTACAAAGCCGTTGCTCAAGTATATGATAATGATGGCAATAAAATAGGTGGAACCACCGAAGGTTTAATCACCTTCAATGAAGCTGGAGCTTTGGTATCTAGCACTCTAAACTCAGTTGATAATAATGGAACAAAAGTCAATATAAACCTTGGTTCTTATTATGATCCAAATATACCAAATTCAGGTTATGATGGACTTCATGCTTTAAAAAATAAACAGCCTTCAGTACACACACAAACAGATGGCAAAGGTGAAGGGTTTTTAAATAATTATTCTATCAACACAGATGGTACCATCATCGCCACTTTTACCAATGGTGATCAAATAGCTATGGCAAAACTTGCTTTGTTTAATTTTACCAATGAACAAGGTTTGGAAAAGCTAGGAGAGAATCTTTATGGACAAACAGGAAATAGCGGTAATCCAACCTTTTTGCTTGATGATAATGGAAATTTCAGCACAGCAACCTTTAAAGGCTCTTATTTAGAGCAATCAAATGTAGATTTATCCGTAGCATTTACAAACTTAATCACTTTGCAAAAAGCTTATGATTCAAGTAGTAAAAGTATCACAACAGCTGATCAAATGATACAAAAAGCAATCAACATGAAACGCTAA